The Streptomyces venezuelae genomic interval TCGATCCGGTCCAGCAGGCCGCCCGAGCCGGCGAGCCACCGGCCGGCGTCCTTCGCGCCGGCACCGCGCTTGACCATCGACTCCAGCAGGTCCCCGAGCGGGCCGCCGACCGCCACGGCCACCGCCGTCTGCCACGTCAGGGACGACAGCACGGCGAGCGCCCCGATACCGGCCGCAGCTCCGGCGAGCGTGCCGCTCCACCGCTTGGCGGGCGAGAGCGGGGAGAGCCGGGGGCCGCCGAACCGGGAACCCGCCGCGTACGCGACGATGTCGGCGATCGACACGGCCACGAACAGGACGAGCCCGAGGGCGCCGGACGGCACGAGACCGGCCAGCGCGCCCAGCCACACGAGCCCGAGCAGGCCCGCCCCGAGGCGGCGGAGTCCGTGCTCCGCGTCGCCCGCAAGGAGCGGCACCCCGGCGATCACGAGCGCCCCGACGGCCGCCACCCGGAGGATCTCCCCGGGTGCCAGCCAGGCGGTCAGGACGAGCGCGACGACGGCCGCGCCGAGCACCACCCGGTCCACCGGACCCAGCCGCAGCAGGCCCCCGTACTCCGCCACCGCGACCACCGCGACCACGGCCGCGAGCACCGCGATCCCCGCCGGACCGAGCCAGAACGCGGCGGTGACCAGGGGCACTCCGAGCGCCCACACGCACCACCGGACCATCAGCTCGCGGCGCCGGGTCGCCGCCACCGCGAGCCCTCCGGCCGCCAGCGCCCCACCGAGGTACGGCACGAGACCGGCGACGGTCGTCGTCGTCACAGGGCGCCCCGCCCGCCGGCCACCGGCGCCACCGTCTCCGCCTCCAGCACCTCCAGGGCGCTCCGGCACGCCGCCACGATCCGCGCGTTCTCCACCCTGTCGCGGACGGCGATGCGGACGGTCCGTCCCTCGTACGAGGGGGACATCGGCGACAGGTCCCGCAGGTACACGTCGTGGCGGCGGCACTCGCCCACCAGGCGGTACGCGCTCGGCCCGCCCCGCCGCAGCGTCACCGTGAGGAAGTTCGACACCCCCTCGTCGACCGAGGCGAATCCGTCGAGATCCAGGAGCCCGGCGGCGAGTTCACGGCGCAGCACCGCGGTGCGCGCCCAGCGCTCCGCGTAGTACGCGGGGTCGCGCAGCGCGGTGACGGCGGCCAGCTGGGCCGGCAGGCTCACCGGCCACGGCGGCGTCCAGCGGCGCAGCTCCGCGGCCGTCTCCGGGTCGGCCACCAGATACGCGGCGCGCATCCCGGACAGCGCGTACATCTTCGACAGCGAGGTGCAGACCACGACCCGGGGGTCGACGGAGGCGAGCCCGGCCAGCGAGTCCGCCGGATCGACGTAGCCGAGGTACGCCTCGTCGATCCACCACCGGGTCCGCGCGGGCGAGTCGGCGATCACCGCGCGCAGCGCGTCGGCGGGAGCGTGGCGGCCGGTCGGGTTGTTCGGGTTGACCACCACCACGAGGTCGTACCGTCCGCTCCTGGTCGCGGCCGCGAGCCGGGCCGGATCGAGCACCCAGCCGTCCTCCCGGCGCAGCCGCAGCCGGTCGACCCGGCAGCCGATGACCCGCTCGGTGACATGGGCGTACTCGCCGTAGCTCGGGTCGAGGAGCAGCACCCGGCTCGCCGGCGTCAGCCATCGGCCGAACGCCCGGAAGACCAGGTCGGACGAGCCCGCCCCGACGGCCAGCGACTCCACCGGCAGCCCGCGGACCGCGGCGATCTCCGCGAGCAGTCCCTCGGCGCCGGTCGGCGGTGAGGTCCGGGCCGCCCACCCCGGATCCTCCGACAGGACCGCGCGGACGTCCGGGGACGGCGGGAACCAGGCGTCCAGCACATCGGCCGGGACGACCTCGTGACGGCGGGGCAGCGTCCGGAAGTCCGTACCGATGGCCGAGAAGAAGGCGCCGCCGTGCTCGCAGCCGTCCGCGCGAGGCGCGAAGGGCACGTCCAACCGCCAGTCGAGGCCCGCCCGCAGCCGCTCCAGGGTCCGGCCGTGGCGCTCCCCGACCGTCCTCGTCAGCTCGGCCACGGAGCCGCTCAGCACCTCGAAGGAGACGGCGCCCGAGCGGACCGTGCGCCCCACCGGCCGCAAGCCGGTGGCGAGGTACATGTCGAGCAGCTCCGTGCGTCCCATCGCCACCACCACGCGCCCGCCCCGCGCGGCGGCCCAGCGCAGCGCCGCGTACATGAGGAGGGGCGCCGCCGCGGTCGACCGCCACCGCTCCTCGACGGTCAGGACGCGGATCTCGAACGGCGCCTCCTCCGTCAGGACCGGCAGCTCCTCGCGCGTCAGGTACTTGTCCAGGCCGTAGCGGCCGACCCACGGCGGAGTGAGGCTGACGAACCCGATCCGCGTCTCGCCGCGCGCGGCCACGAGGTAGACGTTCTCGCCGTCGAGCCCGTCGCTCAGCCGCCCCGACGGGTCCACCTGATGCTGGCCGAGCTCCTCCGCGTACACACGATGGCGGAGCTCGTGGATCCAGTCGCGGTCCTGCGGCGTGGCGATGCGCACCTGCAAGGCGTGGCCTGTCCGTTCACCGCGGTTCGTGCGGTCCATGCGTGTCCCCTTGTGAAGATCCGGTGTTCGCGCACCAGCATGGGGGAGTCCGGCCGACGGCACCTGAGTACGCGTACTCACCCGGGTGAGCAGGAGAGTTGAGGCGCCGTCGGCCGGCGGGTCAGAGGCCCAGGAGCCGGACCGCGTTCTCCTTGAGGATGAGCGGCCGGACCTCGGGCTTGATGTCGAGCCCGTCGAAGTCGGCCAGCCACCGGTCCGGGGTCACGACGGGGAAGTCGGAACCGAACAGCACCTTGTGCCGGAGGAAGGAGCCGGCCGCCCTGACGAGCTGCGGCGGGAAGTACTTCGGTGACCAGCCCGACAGGTCGATGTGGACGTTGGCCTTGTGCGTGGCCATGGAGATCGCCTCGTCCTGCCACGGTACCGACGGGTGCGCCAGGATGATCGTCAGGCCGGGGAAGTCGGCGGCGACGTCGTCCAGGAGCATCGGGTCCGAGTAGCGCAGCTTGATGCCGCGCCCGCCGGGCAGGCCCGCGCCGATGCCGGTCTGCCCGGTGTGGAACAGCGCGGGGACGCCCAGCTCCTGGAGCGCCTCGTAGAGCGGGTAGTGCTCGGGTGCGTTCGGTGCGAAGGCCTGGAGGCTCGGGTGGAACTTGAAGCCGCGGACGCCGTGGTCGAGGACGAGCGCGCGGGCGCGGTCGACGGCGTCGGGACGGTGCGGGTCGACCGAGCCGAAGGGGATGAGGACGTCGGGGTGTTCGGCCGCCGCGGCGGCGATCTCCTCGCTGGACAGGCCCGGGTGGCCGAGGCCCGTCGTGGCGTCCACGGTGAAGATCACGGCGGCCATCCGGCGCTCGCGGTAGTGGGCCGCGAGGCGCTCGACGGTCGGCGTGCGGTCCTGGCCGGACCTGAAGTACGCGGCCGAGGCGTTCATCAGCTCGGCGTCGAGCGCGAGATGGCCGTGGGCGTCCTGCTCCACATGGACGTGGAAGTCGATCGCCGTCAGATCCGCGGGGTCCAAGGGGGGCAAAGGGTTCACTGGGCTCACGGGACTCATCGGCGTGCTCACAGGTGGTCGGTCCGGTTCTTGGCGTCGAGCAGGAGGGCGAGGAGCGCGTCGCGTTCGGCGACGAGCCCGGCCTCGGCGGTCCCCGCCAGTTCCTCCGCGACACCCTGGGTGATCTTGTCGGTCAGCTCGGGTGTGAGGCGCGGCGCGCCGAGGTCGGCCCACCACTCCTCCATGGGCGGGCCGAGGTGTTCGAGTACGTGCGCGATGCCGCCCGCACCTCCCGAGAGGTGCTGGTTGAGGAACGGCCCGAGCAGCGCCCAGCGCAGACCGGGGCCGTGCGCGATGGCGGTGTCGATGTCGGCGACGCTTGCCGCGCCCCGGTCGACCAGCGAGTAGGCCTCGCGCCACAGCGCAGCCTGGAGCCGGTTCGCGACGTGCCCGGGCAGCTCCTGGCGCAGCCGGATCGGCCGTCGGCCGAGACCGCGGTAGAACCGCATGGCCGCCTCGACGGCGGCCTCGGCCGTCCGCTCGCCCGGCACGACCTCGACCAGCGGGACGAGGTGCGGCGGGTTGAACGGGTGCCCGACGAGGACCCGTTCGGGGTGGGTCGCGCAGGCCCGCTGGATCCGGGACGGGAGCAGCCCGGAGGAGCTGCTCGCCAGGACCGTCTCCGGCGGGGCGGCGGCGTCGAGGGCGGCGAAGAGCTCGTCCTTCAGGTCGGGCCGCTCGGGCCCGTTCTCCTGGACGAAGCCGGCGTCGGCGACAGCCCCGGCGAGGTCCGGGGTGAACGTCAGCCGGGACTGGTCGGCGGTGACGGCCGCGCGCAGCCGGGCCTCCGCGCCGGGCGCCGGGTCGGTGGCGACGACGTCGTGCCCGTACCGGAGGAAGAGAGTGGTCCAGGAGGCCCCGATGACGCCGGTCCCGACGACGGCGACCTTCATGACGCGCTCCCGGGCCGCGCCGTGCCGCCGCGGGTGGCGGCGTACGCGACGAAGGCGTCGAGCGAGCGGGGGTCGGCGAGGACGTCGGTGCTCGCGACGGACTCGGGGGCCGCGCCGAGGAGGATCCGCTTGACGGGCACCTCCAGCTTCTTGCCGGTGCGGTTGCGCGGGACGGCGGGCACCCGCTCGATCACGTCGGGGACGTGCCGCGGCGACAGCGCCGACCGCAGTGTCCGGGCGATCCTCGTCCGGAGTCCGTCGTCGAGCTCGGCGGGGCCCGCGACGAACAGCAGCAGTTCGCCGTTGCCGCCCTCGGGGTCCTCGATGTGGACGACGAGGCTGTCGTCGACCTCGGGCAGGTCCTCGACGACGGCGTAGAACTCGGCGGTGCCCAGCCGGACGCCGCCGCGGTTGAGGGTGGCGTCGGAGCGTCCGGCGACGACGCAGTGGCCCTCGGGCGCGAACCGCACCCAGTCGCCGTGCCGCCACACGCCCGGGTACTCCTCGAAGTACGCGGCCCGGTAGCGGGACCCGTCGGTGTCGCCCCAGAAGCCGACCGGCATCGACGGCATCGGCTCGGTGATCACCAGCTCGCCCAGCTCGCCGACGACCCGCTTCCCCTCGCCGTCGTAGGCGTACGCCGCGACCCCGAGGCAAGGGCCGGAGATCTCCCCGGCGCGCACGGTCTGGAGCGGGCTGCCCTGGAGGATGCCGGTACACACGTCGGTGCCGCCGCAGCCGACGTTCAGGAGCACCCGGTCGCCGAACTGCTCGGCCACCCAGCGGAATCCGTCGGCCGCGAGCGGGCTGCCCGCCGCGCCGAGCTGCCGCAGCCGCGACAGGTCGAACTCCTCGGCCGGCCGGACACCGGCCTTGCGGCAGGCCATCAGATAGCCGGGGCTGACGCCCATGAGCGTGGCACCCGTCTCCTCGGCGATCCGCCACTGCTCCCGCAGCTCCGGGTGGACCGGATTGCCGTCGATCATGACGATCGAGGCGCGCACGAGCAGGGCCGAGACCAGGGTGCTCCACAGCATCCAGGCGGTCGTGCTGAACCAGAGCATCCGGTCGCCCGGCTTCAGGTCCCAGCTCAGCGCGTTGTTCTTCAGGTGCTCCAGGAGGATCCCGCCGTGGCGGTGGACGATCGCCTTGGGGATGCCGGTGGTGCCGGAGGAGAACAGCACGAACAGCGGATGGTCGAACGGCACCGGCTCGAAGGGGACGGGACCGGGCGCCGGCTCCGCGAGCAGCTCCGCCCAGCCCAGGGCGCCGGGCACGGTGTGCGGGCCGTAGGGGACGTGGACGACCCGCTCCACGGTCGGGAGCTGCGCGGTGATCTCCTCCACCTCGCTCCGGCGGTCGACGTCCCGCTCCCCGTAGTGGTAGCCGGCGACGGTGAGCAGCACCTTCGGTGCGAGCTGGGCGAACCGGTCGACGACGCTGCGCGGCCCGAACTCCGGTGCGCAGGCCGCCCAGACCGCGCCGATGCTCGCCGTGGCGAGGAAGGCGACGAGCGTCTCGGGGATGTTCGGCAGATAGGCGACGACCCGGTCGCCCTTGCGGACGCCGAGGCGGAGGAGCCCGGCCCGGGCCCGGGCGACCTGCTCGCGGAGCTCGCCGAAGGTCAGCTCGATCGGCGCCCGTGTCTGGGAGTGGGCGACGACCGCGACGGCGGCGGCGTCCTCGGCGGAGCCCTCCCGCCCGAGCGCGTGCTCGGCGTAGTTGAGGGTCGCGCCCGGGAACCACTCGGTGTCCGGCATGGACCTGCGGCCCAGGGCGGCGGTGGGCGGCGTGTGCGGACGGACGTCGAAGAACTCCCAGATCGAGGACCAGAAGCCCTCCAGATCCGTGACGGACCACTGCCACAGGCTGTCGTAGTCAGGGAACGACAGCTGCCGCTCCGACTCCAGCCAGCGGAGGTACCGCCCGATCTCCGACTCGTCCCTGACCCCGGGGCCGGGGATGCTGAGGATCTCGCTCATCGGGCGACCTTTCCGGCGCGGCCGTCGAGGAACGCCCGCATCCTCTCCTGGGCGTCGGCGCTGCCGGCGGCGACGGCCGCCATGAGGGACTCGAGCAGGAGGCCGCCGGCGGGCGAGGCCTCGGCGATGCGGGGGAGCGCCTGGAGGACGGCGAAGTTGGTCAGCGGGGCGTTGGCCGCGATCCGCTCCGCGAGCTCCAGGGCCTTGGCGCGCGCGCCGCCCTCGTCGGTGAGGTAGTGCGAGAGGCCGACGGCCTGGCCCTCGGCGGCGTCGAGGACGCGGCCGGTGAGCATCATGTCCGCCATCCGGTGGGCCCCGATCAGCCGGGGCACGCGGACCGAGCCGCCACCGCCGACGAACAGGCCACGCTGCCCCTCCGGCAGGGCGTAGAACGTGGTCGGTTCGGCGACGCGGAGGTGCGCGGCGGCCGCCAGCTCCAGACCGCCGCCGATGACCGCGCCCTTCAGCGCGGCCACCACGGGGACCCGTCCGCCCTCGATCGTGTCGAACACCCGGTGCCACATGAGCGAGTGCTCCAGGGCCTCTTCGGTGGACCGCTCGGTCAGCTCGCCGAGGTCGAGCCCGGCCGAGAAGTGGTCGCCCTCGGCGTCCAGGACGACGGCCCGGACGTCGGGGCCAGGCCTGCGGAAGAACTCCTCGACACGCAGGACGGTGGCGTCGTCGAGGGCGTTGCGTTTGGCCGGGCGGCAGAGCGTCAGGACCGCCACTCCGTCGCGGCGGTCGATCGAAAGCGTGCTCAAGAAGGGCTCCTCAATCATCAGGAATCCTGAGTATCGGAGGGTGCCCCGCCGCCACACAAGGGGGTTTGCGCTAGAATTTTCGACAGGATTCCTGATGATGGTGAGAAGGGGAGGGGATGTGACGGACGCCGCTCCGCCGTCTCTGCTGTACTCGGTGAAACAGGTCGAGCTGGCCACCCGGGCCCGGCTCGACGAGCTGCTCAGGCCCTCGGGCGTGACCGCTCTCCAGTACACGGCCCTGACCGTGCTCGAACGCCGGGACGGCATGTCCTCGGCGGAGCTCGCCCGCAACTCCTTCGTCACGCCCCAGTCGATGTCCGACCTGGTCGGCGCCCTGGAGCGGCGTGGCCTCATCGCCCGCTCCCCGGACCGGGCGAGCCGGCGGCGGCACGTCATCAGCCTCACCGACGAGGGCCGCGCCCTGCTCGCCCTCCACGCGCCGGCCGTCCAGCACCTGGAGGACGAGATGCTCACTGGCTTCACCGCCCGCGAGCGCGCGGCCTTCCGCGACCTCCTCAACCGCGCCCGCGCGGCCCTCGGCTGACGCGACGCCGGCGGCGGCCGCGCCGGCAGGGAACGGCCGCACCGACGGGAAGACCCCTACGGCTCCTGGACGACGGGCTCGACCACGAAGACCGGGATCTCGCGGTCCGTCCTCCGCTGGTAGTCCGCGTAGTCGGCGAAGGCCTCGACGGCCCGCTCCCACCACGCCTGCCGCTCCTCGCCCGTGACCAGCCGGGCCTTCATGTCCCAGGTCCGCGTGCCGTCGCGGAGCTCGACCAGGGGAGTGGCGACCAGGTTGTGATACCAGACGGGGTGCTCCACCGCCCCGCCGTTCGACGCCACCAGCGCGTACGCGCCCTCGTGCTCCACCCGCATCAGCGGCGTCTTGCGGAGCTTGCCGCTACGCGCTCCGACGTTCGTCACCAGGACCACGGGCAGGCCCCGCATCGTGGTGCCCTTCGTACCGCCGGACGACTCGTACAGCTCGACCTGATTGCGCACCCAGGCCGTCGGACTGGGCTCGTACTCACCTTCGAGGGGCATGACTGTCCTTTCGTCCGCGTCGCGGGCCGGTACCGGACACCGGCCCCGCTCGCCTGACGACGCTAGCCGACGCCCTGCCGTCCGTGCCCCTTCTGTGGCGGCCGCGGCGCGGGTGCCCTGCGGAACGCCGATCGGCGTCACCGTCCCGGC includes:
- a CDS encoding crotonase/enoyl-CoA hydratase family protein, with the translated sequence MSTLSIDRRDGVAVLTLCRPAKRNALDDATVLRVEEFFRRPGPDVRAVVLDAEGDHFSAGLDLGELTERSTEEALEHSLMWHRVFDTIEGGRVPVVAALKGAVIGGGLELAAAAHLRVAEPTTFYALPEGQRGLFVGGGGSVRVPRLIGAHRMADMMLTGRVLDAAEGQAVGLSHYLTDEGGARAKALELAERIAANAPLTNFAVLQALPRIAEASPAGGLLLESLMAAVAAGSADAQERMRAFLDGRAGKVAR
- a CDS encoding phosphatidate cytidylyltransferase — translated: MAATRRRELMVRWCVWALGVPLVTAAFWLGPAGIAVLAAVVAVVAVAEYGGLLRLGPVDRVVLGAAVVALVLTAWLAPGEILRVAAVGALVIAGVPLLAGDAEHGLRRLGAGLLGLVWLGALAGLVPSGALGLVLFVAVSIADIVAYAAGSRFGGPRLSPLSPAKRWSGTLAGAAAGIGALAVLSSLTWQTAVAVAVGGPLGDLLESMVKRGAGAKDAGRWLAGSGGLLDRIDSLLVALAVLLVLS
- a CDS encoding nitroreductase family deazaflavin-dependent oxidoreductase, with translation MPLEGEYEPSPTAWVRNQVELYESSGGTKGTTMRGLPVVLVTNVGARSGKLRKTPLMRVEHEGAYALVASNGGAVEHPVWYHNLVATPLVELRDGTRTWDMKARLVTGEERQAWWERAVEAFADYADYQRRTDREIPVFVVEPVVQEP
- a CDS encoding pyridoxal phosphate-dependent aminotransferase, which codes for MDRTNRGERTGHALQVRIATPQDRDWIHELRHRVYAEELGQHQVDPSGRLSDGLDGENVYLVAARGETRIGFVSLTPPWVGRYGLDKYLTREELPVLTEEAPFEIRVLTVEERWRSTAAAPLLMYAALRWAAARGGRVVVAMGRTELLDMYLATGLRPVGRTVRSGAVSFEVLSGSVAELTRTVGERHGRTLERLRAGLDWRLDVPFAPRADGCEHGGAFFSAIGTDFRTLPRRHEVVPADVLDAWFPPSPDVRAVLSEDPGWAARTSPPTGAEGLLAEIAAVRGLPVESLAVGAGSSDLVFRAFGRWLTPASRVLLLDPSYGEYAHVTERVIGCRVDRLRLRREDGWVLDPARLAAATRSGRYDLVVVVNPNNPTGRHAPADALRAVIADSPARTRWWIDEAYLGYVDPADSLAGLASVDPRVVVCTSLSKMYALSGMRAAYLVADPETAAELRRWTPPWPVSLPAQLAAVTALRDPAYYAERWARTAVLRRELAAGLLDLDGFASVDEGVSNFLTVTLRRGGPSAYRLVGECRRHDVYLRDLSPMSPSYEGRTVRIAVRDRVENARIVAACRSALEVLEAETVAPVAGGRGAL
- a CDS encoding MarR family winged helix-turn-helix transcriptional regulator produces the protein MTDAAPPSLLYSVKQVELATRARLDELLRPSGVTALQYTALTVLERRDGMSSAELARNSFVTPQSMSDLVGALERRGLIARSPDRASRRRHVISLTDEGRALLALHAPAVQHLEDEMLTGFTARERAAFRDLLNRARAALG
- a CDS encoding 3-hydroxyacyl-CoA dehydrogenase NAD-binding domain-containing protein — its product is MKVAVVGTGVIGASWTTLFLRYGHDVVATDPAPGAEARLRAAVTADQSRLTFTPDLAGAVADAGFVQENGPERPDLKDELFAALDAAAPPETVLASSSSGLLPSRIQRACATHPERVLVGHPFNPPHLVPLVEVVPGERTAEAAVEAAMRFYRGLGRRPIRLRQELPGHVANRLQAALWREAYSLVDRGAASVADIDTAIAHGPGLRWALLGPFLNQHLSGGAGGIAHVLEHLGPPMEEWWADLGAPRLTPELTDKITQGVAEELAGTAEAGLVAERDALLALLLDAKNRTDHL
- a CDS encoding acetoacetate--CoA ligase, giving the protein MSEILSIPGPGVRDESEIGRYLRWLESERQLSFPDYDSLWQWSVTDLEGFWSSIWEFFDVRPHTPPTAALGRRSMPDTEWFPGATLNYAEHALGREGSAEDAAAVAVVAHSQTRAPIELTFGELREQVARARAGLLRLGVRKGDRVVAYLPNIPETLVAFLATASIGAVWAACAPEFGPRSVVDRFAQLAPKVLLTVAGYHYGERDVDRRSEVEEITAQLPTVERVVHVPYGPHTVPGALGWAELLAEPAPGPVPFEPVPFDHPLFVLFSSGTTGIPKAIVHRHGGILLEHLKNNALSWDLKPGDRMLWFSTTAWMLWSTLVSALLVRASIVMIDGNPVHPELREQWRIAEETGATLMGVSPGYLMACRKAGVRPAEEFDLSRLRQLGAAGSPLAADGFRWVAEQFGDRVLLNVGCGGTDVCTGILQGSPLQTVRAGEISGPCLGVAAYAYDGEGKRVVGELGELVITEPMPSMPVGFWGDTDGSRYRAAYFEEYPGVWRHGDWVRFAPEGHCVVAGRSDATLNRGGVRLGTAEFYAVVEDLPEVDDSLVVHIEDPEGGNGELLLFVAGPAELDDGLRTRIARTLRSALSPRHVPDVIERVPAVPRNRTGKKLEVPVKRILLGAAPESVASTDVLADPRSLDAFVAYAATRGGTARPGSAS
- a CDS encoding amidohydrolase family protein, translating into MDPADLTAIDFHVHVEQDAHGHLALDAELMNASAAYFRSGQDRTPTVERLAAHYRERRMAAVIFTVDATTGLGHPGLSSEEIAAAAAEHPDVLIPFGSVDPHRPDAVDRARALVLDHGVRGFKFHPSLQAFAPNAPEHYPLYEALQELGVPALFHTGQTGIGAGLPGGRGIKLRYSDPMLLDDVAADFPGLTIILAHPSVPWQDEAISMATHKANVHIDLSGWSPKYFPPQLVRAAGSFLRHKVLFGSDFPVVTPDRWLADFDGLDIKPEVRPLILKENAVRLLGL